A portion of the Lysinibacillus timonensis genome contains these proteins:
- a CDS encoding electron transfer flavoprotein subunit beta/FixA family protein, giving the protein MNIFVLVKRTFDTEEKITVSNGKIQEDGAEFIINPYDEYAIEEAIQVRDAKGGKVTVVTIGNEDAEKQLRTALAMGADEAVLINTEDDLDELDQFTTAQILAQYLKDKDADLILAGNVAIDGGTGQVGPRVADLLGINYVTTITDLEIDGSTVKIVRDIEGDSEVIETILPLLVTAQQGLNEPRYPSLPGIMKAKKKPLTELELDDLDLDADDVEVKIQTVEVFLPPQKSAGRILEGEIGEQVKELVDLLHTEAKVI; this is encoded by the coding sequence ATGAATATTTTTGTATTAGTAAAACGAACATTTGATACAGAAGAAAAAATCACGGTTTCAAATGGCAAAATTCAAGAGGATGGTGCAGAATTCATTATTAATCCATATGATGAGTATGCAATTGAGGAAGCAATTCAAGTTCGTGATGCTAAAGGTGGAAAAGTAACTGTAGTAACAATTGGTAATGAAGATGCCGAGAAACAACTTCGTACAGCATTAGCAATGGGGGCTGATGAAGCGGTACTAATTAATACAGAAGATGATTTAGATGAATTAGATCAGTTCACTACTGCTCAAATTCTAGCACAATATTTAAAAGATAAAGATGCTGATTTAATCTTAGCAGGTAACGTCGCAATTGATGGTGGAACTGGACAAGTAGGCCCTCGGGTTGCTGACCTATTAGGTATTAACTATGTAACAACCATTACAGATTTAGAAATCGACGGCTCAACTGTAAAGATTGTCCGTGATATTGAAGGAGATTCAGAAGTAATTGAAACTATTTTGCCTTTACTAGTGACTGCTCAACAAGGGTTAAATGAACCTCGTTATCCATCTCTTCCAGGCATTATGAAGGCGAAGAAAAAACCATTAACTGAGTTAGAACTTGATGATTTAGATCTTGATGCTGATGATGTGGAAGTAAAGATTCAAACGGTTGAAGTATTTCTTCCACCTCAAAAATCTGCAGGTCGTATTTTAGAAGGGGAAATTGGAGAGCAAGTAAAAGAATTAGTGGATTTACTTCATACGGAAGCAAAAGTAATTTAG
- a CDS encoding electron transfer flavoprotein subunit alpha/FixB family protein has product MTKKVLVLGETREGVIRNVSYEAISAAKQIADGGEVVGVLLGDTIANLAPNLFAYGADRVITVEHPHLKSYTSDGYSQALLEVINQEKPQSIVFGHTSLGKDLSPKISSRLQSGLISDVTEIEGTGDNALFIRPIYSGKAFEKVKIKDGIVFVTIRPNNIAPLVKDESRTGSVTSLTVDIQNLRTIIKEVVRKSTEGVDLSEAKVVVAGGRGVKSDEGFEPLKELAHILGGAVGASRGACDAGYCDYSLQIGQTGKVVTPDLYIAAGISGAIQHLAGMSNSKIIVAINKDPEANIFKVADYGIVGDLFEVIPLMIEELKALKVGS; this is encoded by the coding sequence ATGACTAAAAAAGTTTTAGTTCTTGGAGAAACACGAGAAGGGGTAATTCGTAACGTATCTTATGAAGCGATTTCGGCGGCCAAACAAATTGCTGATGGAGGTGAAGTTGTTGGTGTTTTACTAGGTGATACTATAGCAAACTTAGCTCCAAATTTATTCGCGTATGGTGCTGATCGTGTTATAACGGTGGAACATCCTCACTTAAAATCTTATACATCCGATGGCTATAGCCAAGCGCTTCTTGAAGTAATAAATCAAGAAAAGCCACAATCAATTGTATTTGGCCACACATCGTTAGGGAAAGATTTATCACCAAAAATTTCATCTCGCTTACAATCAGGTTTAATTTCAGATGTAACCGAAATTGAAGGTACTGGTGATAATGCATTATTTATTCGGCCAATTTATTCAGGAAAAGCTTTTGAAAAGGTAAAAATAAAAGATGGAATTGTCTTTGTGACAATCCGACCTAATAACATTGCACCATTAGTAAAGGATGAGAGCCGAACTGGGAGCGTAACTTCCCTTACGGTAGATATACAAAACTTACGCACAATTATAAAGGAAGTTGTACGTAAATCAACAGAAGGTGTAGATTTGTCTGAAGCAAAAGTAGTTGTTGCAGGAGGACGCGGTGTCAAATCAGACGAAGGGTTTGAGCCATTAAAAGAGTTAGCCCATATATTAGGTGGAGCTGTAGGTGCTTCCAGAGGAGCTTGTGATGCCGGTTATTGTGACTATTCATTACAAATTGGTCAGACAGGTAAAGTAGTAACGCCAGATCTATATATTGCGGCTGGAATCTCCGGTGCAATTCAACACTTAGCGGGGATGTCGAATTCAAAAATAATTGTTGCCATTAATAAGGATCCTGAAGCAAATATTTTCAAAGTTGCTGATTACGGTATTGTTGGTGATTTATTTGAAGTAATTCCACTCATGATTGAAGAATTGAAAGCATTAAAAGTTGGTTCTTAA
- a CDS encoding long-chain-fatty-acid--CoA ligase: MSEKVWLSQYPEEIPSNLTYDDRPVQDLLTRAYTNNNGKTAVHFMGKNVSYKELYESALRFANYLRHLGVEKGDRVAIMLPNCPQAVIAYFGVLYAGGVVVQTNPLYTERELQYQMADSGAKVILAMDILYPRVMKVLKETKIENVIITAIKDYLPFPKNLIYPFIQKKQYGFSVKLEHKGLTHLFTEIMRISEAKPIEQSVDINEDLALLQYTGGTTGYPKGVMLTHKNLIANTKMCDVWMFKCIDGEEIILGMLPFFHVYGMTTVLLLSIMKGSKMVLIPKFDVETALKTIDKQKPTLFPGAPTMYIGLLNHPDIGKYDLSSIKACISGSSPLPVEVQDKFEAITGGKLVEGYGLTETSPVTHANFIWGKRVKGSIGVPWPDTDAVIIQTSDGRILPPREIGEIAIKGPQVMKGYWNRPEETAMTFYDGWFLTGDLGYMDEEGYFYVVDRKKDMIIAGGFNIYPREVEEVLYEHEAVQECVVAGIPDPYRGETVKAYIVLREGKNVSEEELNKHCRQNLAAYKVPRIYEYRTELPKTAVGKILRRSLIDEEKKKIEQLQVN, translated from the coding sequence GTGTCGGAGAAAGTATGGCTATCGCAGTATCCGGAAGAAATTCCATCTAATTTAACTTATGATGATAGGCCTGTACAAGACTTGCTGACTAGAGCTTACACCAACAACAATGGCAAAACTGCAGTTCACTTTATGGGGAAAAATGTTTCTTACAAAGAGTTATATGAATCAGCATTGAGGTTTGCTAATTATTTACGACATCTTGGAGTGGAAAAAGGGGATCGAGTAGCCATTATGCTACCAAATTGTCCACAGGCAGTTATCGCCTACTTTGGAGTGCTTTACGCAGGGGGGGTAGTAGTTCAAACAAATCCGCTGTATACTGAACGCGAACTTCAGTACCAAATGGCGGATTCTGGTGCCAAAGTTATTCTAGCAATGGATATTCTATACCCAAGAGTAATGAAAGTGTTAAAAGAGACTAAAATTGAAAACGTTATCATTACAGCTATAAAAGATTACTTACCATTTCCAAAAAATTTAATTTATCCGTTTATTCAGAAGAAACAGTACGGTTTTAGTGTGAAGTTAGAGCATAAAGGGTTAACTCATTTATTCACAGAAATTATGCGTATTTCAGAAGCAAAACCTATTGAACAATCGGTAGATATTAATGAGGATTTAGCTTTGCTACAATACACAGGAGGAACAACAGGATATCCAAAAGGTGTCATGCTAACACACAAAAACCTTATTGCCAATACAAAAATGTGCGATGTGTGGATGTTTAAATGCATTGATGGAGAGGAGATTATACTTGGGATGTTACCGTTTTTCCATGTATATGGGATGACAACGGTATTATTACTATCCATTATGAAGGGTAGTAAAATGGTCCTTATTCCGAAGTTTGATGTTGAAACGGCTTTGAAAACAATTGATAAACAAAAACCAACACTTTTCCCAGGTGCTCCAACGATGTATATCGGACTATTAAATCATCCAGATATCGGAAAGTACGACTTGTCTTCGATTAAGGCTTGTATTAGTGGTTCTTCTCCTTTACCTGTTGAAGTACAGGACAAATTCGAAGCAATTACAGGTGGAAAACTTGTGGAAGGGTACGGTTTAACGGAAACTTCACCAGTAACACATGCGAATTTTATTTGGGGAAAAAGAGTAAAGGGTTCAATTGGAGTGCCATGGCCTGATACAGATGCGGTTATTATCCAAACATCTGATGGAAGGATTTTGCCGCCTAGAGAAATTGGAGAAATTGCTATAAAGGGACCTCAAGTTATGAAAGGTTACTGGAATCGACCTGAAGAAACAGCCATGACATTTTATGATGGATGGTTTTTAACTGGTGATTTAGGATATATGGATGAAGAAGGCTATTTCTATGTCGTTGATCGTAAAAAGGATATGATTATTGCTGGTGGGTTTAATATCTATCCTCGAGAGGTGGAAGAGGTATTATATGAACACGAAGCAGTACAAGAGTGCGTAGTAGCAGGTATTCCGGATCCATACCGTGGAGAAACGGTCAAAGCATATATTGTCTTGCGTGAAGGAAAAAATGTCTCAGAAGAAGAGTTAAATAAACATTGCAGGCAAAATCTTGCCGCTTACAAAGTGCCTCGAATATATGAATATAGAACTGAATTGCCCAAAACAGCAGTAGGTAAGATTTTACGGCGCAGTTTAATTGATGAAGAAAAAAAGAAAATCGAGCAATTACAAGTAAACTAG
- a CDS encoding TetR/AcrR family transcriptional regulator translates to MNRDKPKYKQIIDAAVIAIAENGYHQAQVSKIAKQAGVADGTIYLYFKNKEDILISVFREKMGVFVENLKEIIEQGESPIEKLSQMIDNHFQVLAKDRHLATVTQLELRQSNKEIRLKINEILKEYLKLLDDILIEGMTKGIFDSSMDVRVARQMVFGTIDENITTWVMNEFRYDLLESAPKVKKLLLNGLNG, encoded by the coding sequence ATGAATCGTGATAAACCGAAATATAAACAAATAATAGATGCAGCCGTTATAGCTATTGCAGAAAATGGCTATCATCAAGCACAAGTATCTAAAATTGCAAAACAAGCAGGAGTTGCAGACGGAACAATCTATTTATATTTCAAAAATAAAGAAGATATATTAATTTCAGTTTTTCGAGAAAAAATGGGAGTTTTCGTAGAAAATTTAAAAGAAATCATTGAGCAGGGTGAAAGTCCCATCGAAAAACTATCGCAAATGATAGATAACCATTTTCAAGTTTTGGCTAAAGATCGCCATCTTGCAACGGTCACACAATTAGAATTGAGACAATCTAATAAGGAAATACGTCTAAAAATAAACGAAATTTTAAAGGAATATTTAAAGCTACTAGATGATATTTTAATAGAAGGTATGACAAAGGGTATTTTTGATTCATCAATGGACGTGCGCGTTGCACGTCAAATGGTATTCGGTACAATTGATGAAAATATTACAACTTGGGTTATGAATGAATTTCGTTATGATTTACTAGAAAGTGCACCAAAGGTAAAAAAACTATTATTAAATGGTTTGAATGGATAG
- the uvrC gene encoding excinuclease ABC subunit UvrC: MNDNIQNKLAILPDEPGCYLMKDRQGTIIYVGKAKILKNRVRSYFTGSHDGKTQRLVSEIEDFEYIVTSSDLEALILELNLIKLHDPKYNIMLTDDKTYPYIKITNEKYPRILITRKVKKDKAKYFGPYPNAGAASETRRLLNRLYPYRKCGRLPDRVCLYYHLGQCLAPCVKDIEPKVFQDMTEEISKFLQGGYEEVKIELEKKMMDAAEKLEFERAKEFRDQIQHIETVMQKQKIVTGDMSNRDVFGYAVEKGWMCVQVFFVRQGKLIERDVSIFPIYRDPEEEFLTFIGRFYDIPEHIKPKEIFIPNEIDQSLIEKLLDVKVVIPKRGSKKELVDLATKNAKIAIREKFQLIERQEERTVGACEELGDAMDIETPLRIEAFDNSHMHGTDAVSAMVVFIDGKPAKKEYRKYKLRESAAHDDYGAMQEVIRRRYTRVLKEDLPLPDLIIIDGGKGQMEVAREVIEDELGLYIPIAGLAKDDKHNTSQLLFGEPPVPVEMKRTSDGFYLLQRIQDEVHRFAITFLRQQHQTHALHSILDEIEGVGPKRKQQLLKHFGSIKKIKEASVEELQQAGIPSKLSQSIHSYFHKDTLPQE; this comes from the coding sequence ATGAATGATAACATTCAAAATAAATTAGCTATCCTTCCTGATGAGCCAGGCTGTTATTTGATGAAGGATCGTCAAGGGACCATCATATATGTAGGAAAAGCTAAAATATTAAAAAATCGTGTCCGTTCCTATTTCACCGGTAGTCATGATGGTAAAACTCAAAGGCTTGTTAGTGAAATCGAGGACTTCGAATATATCGTAACCTCAAGTGATTTAGAAGCGCTTATATTAGAGTTAAATCTCATTAAGCTGCATGATCCAAAATACAATATTATGCTAACGGATGATAAAACGTATCCTTACATAAAAATTACGAACGAAAAATATCCGCGCATACTGATTACAAGAAAAGTTAAGAAAGATAAAGCGAAATATTTTGGACCATATCCTAACGCGGGTGCGGCAAGTGAAACGAGGAGACTTTTAAATCGACTTTATCCGTATCGAAAATGTGGTCGTTTGCCAGACAGGGTTTGTTTATACTACCATCTCGGACAATGTTTAGCACCTTGTGTAAAGGATATTGAACCAAAGGTGTTTCAAGATATGACAGAAGAAATATCTAAATTTCTACAAGGTGGCTACGAGGAAGTTAAAATAGAACTTGAAAAGAAAATGATGGATGCAGCTGAAAAACTTGAGTTCGAGCGTGCGAAAGAGTTTCGTGACCAAATTCAACATATCGAGACGGTTATGCAAAAACAAAAAATTGTAACTGGTGATATGTCAAATCGAGATGTCTTTGGATATGCTGTTGAAAAAGGTTGGATGTGCGTTCAAGTATTTTTTGTTCGCCAAGGGAAGTTAATTGAACGAGACGTCTCAATCTTTCCAATCTATCGTGATCCTGAGGAGGAATTCCTAACTTTTATAGGGAGATTTTACGATATTCCAGAACATATTAAACCAAAAGAAATCTTTATTCCCAATGAGATCGACCAATCATTAATTGAAAAATTACTTGATGTAAAAGTCGTTATACCAAAACGAGGGTCAAAAAAGGAACTTGTTGATTTAGCTACGAAGAATGCGAAAATAGCAATTCGTGAAAAGTTTCAGCTGATTGAACGCCAAGAAGAAAGAACGGTTGGTGCATGTGAGGAATTAGGGGATGCCATGGACATCGAGACACCTCTTCGAATCGAAGCTTTTGACAATAGCCATATGCATGGGACTGATGCAGTTTCAGCGATGGTTGTGTTTATAGATGGTAAACCAGCGAAAAAAGAGTATAGAAAATATAAACTACGTGAATCAGCTGCCCATGATGATTATGGAGCAATGCAAGAAGTGATACGTCGTAGATACACTAGAGTGTTAAAAGAAGATCTCCCACTTCCGGATTTAATCATCATAGATGGGGGAAAAGGTCAAATGGAAGTAGCTCGGGAGGTTATTGAGGATGAACTCGGGTTATATATACCTATTGCTGGGTTGGCAAAAGATGACAAGCATAATACATCCCAACTATTATTTGGTGAACCACCCGTTCCAGTAGAGATGAAGAGAACAAGTGATGGATTTTACCTACTTCAACGCATACAAGATGAAGTGCATCGCTTTGCCATTACATTTTTACGTCAACAGCATCAAACACACGCTCTACATTCTATTTTAGATGAAATTGAAGGCGTTGGTCCAAAACGAAAACAACAGTTGCTCAAACATTTTGGCTCAATTAAAAAGATAAAAGAAGCTTCTGTTGAAGAATTACAGCAAGCTGGAATACCAAGTAAGCTGTCCCAATCTATTCATAGTTATTTTCATAAAGATACATTGCCACAGGAATAA
- a CDS encoding endonuclease MutS2, with protein sequence MIDGRALKTLEYNKIIEQVANHCTSSVGRSQIEQLIPETDFEKVVELLDEMDEGLAILRVKENVPMGGIFDVRPAAKRAQIGGMLSPTELMEIASTIRASRILRNFIDSIEEEETIEIPHFIERKEQMPILTSLQHEINHCIDDNGVVLDSASQTLRSIRQSLRSEESKVRSKLESLTRGSNAAKMLSDSIVTIRNERFVIPVKQEYRAHYGGIVHDQSSSGQTLFIEPEAIVQMNNAIQNMRVKEQAEIERILLELSAKVQEVSHELFVLVHLLGEIDVILAKAKYGQANKCTKPKMNSEGYIRLVRARHPLISIDNAVPNTIEFGRDITAIVITGPNTGGKTVTLKTVGLCTLMAQAGLPVPALDGSELAVFDQLFADIGDEQSIEQSLSTFSSHMVNIVDILSKFDSSSLVLFDELGAGTDPQEGAALAISILDEVVDRGARVMATTHYPELKAYGYNRPGVVNASVEFDVETLSPTYRLLIGVPGRSNAFEISKRLGLKEKIIQQARSFTGSDRHEVESMIASLEESRRRSEREADEAHALLEDARKLHEELNERLKTYEDKKENLEKKAKDKARKIVDEAKKEAEEVITELRKMRENASRAVKEHEIIEAKKRLDEAAPVENKVLKKQAQIRERSQNLKVGDEVKVISYGQKGTLLEKVSDHEWIVQIGILKMKLDESDLQYVKPEKQQQTVVMTNVKNRNSYVKLELDLRGERYEDAIVKTEKYIDDAILANYHRVSIIHGKGTGALRQGIQTFLKGHKRVKSFRFGEAGEGGFGVTVVELK encoded by the coding sequence ATGATCGATGGGCGAGCATTGAAAACACTAGAGTACAATAAAATCATCGAACAAGTTGCCAATCATTGTACATCTTCAGTTGGGAGATCACAAATTGAACAACTTATTCCTGAAACTGACTTTGAAAAAGTAGTTGAGTTGCTTGATGAAATGGATGAGGGACTTGCAATCCTTCGTGTAAAAGAAAACGTGCCTATGGGTGGCATCTTTGATGTGCGTCCTGCTGCAAAACGGGCGCAAATTGGCGGAATGTTAAGTCCTACTGAACTAATGGAAATTGCAAGTACAATTCGTGCTAGTAGAATTCTTCGTAATTTCATTGACTCAATAGAGGAAGAAGAAACAATCGAAATTCCACATTTCATTGAAAGAAAAGAACAAATGCCGATTTTGACTTCACTCCAACATGAAATCAATCATTGTATTGATGATAATGGAGTTGTCTTAGATTCTGCGAGTCAAACGTTACGTTCTATTCGACAATCATTAAGATCTGAAGAGTCAAAAGTTCGTTCAAAATTAGAAAGTCTTACGCGCGGTTCTAATGCTGCGAAAATGCTCTCGGATTCTATTGTTACTATACGTAATGAGCGATTTGTAATTCCGGTAAAACAGGAATACCGTGCACATTACGGTGGAATTGTGCATGACCAATCCTCATCAGGCCAAACACTTTTTATTGAACCAGAAGCAATCGTTCAAATGAATAATGCAATACAAAACATGCGCGTAAAAGAGCAAGCTGAAATTGAACGTATTTTATTGGAATTATCTGCAAAAGTACAAGAAGTAAGTCATGAATTATTTGTTCTAGTACATTTACTTGGCGAGATAGATGTTATATTAGCTAAAGCGAAATATGGGCAGGCAAATAAATGTACAAAGCCGAAAATGAATAGTGAAGGCTACATTCGATTAGTACGCGCAAGGCATCCACTAATCTCAATCGATAATGCAGTACCGAATACAATCGAGTTTGGACGTGATATTACGGCTATCGTTATTACAGGTCCGAATACAGGTGGTAAAACGGTTACGTTAAAGACGGTTGGACTTTGTACATTAATGGCACAAGCTGGTCTACCAGTTCCAGCACTGGATGGATCTGAATTAGCTGTATTTGATCAGTTGTTCGCCGATATTGGCGATGAACAATCGATCGAGCAGTCACTATCTACGTTTTCATCACATATGGTTAACATTGTGGATATTTTAAGCAAATTTGATTCGAGTTCACTCGTATTATTCGATGAACTTGGCGCTGGAACGGATCCTCAAGAAGGTGCAGCTCTAGCCATCTCGATATTAGATGAAGTAGTGGACCGTGGGGCACGTGTGATGGCCACAACACATTATCCAGAGCTAAAGGCGTATGGCTATAATAGACCTGGCGTTGTGAACGCAAGTGTTGAATTTGATGTGGAAACACTTAGTCCTACATATCGATTATTAATTGGTGTTCCTGGTCGTTCAAATGCTTTTGAAATTTCGAAACGACTAGGCTTAAAAGAAAAAATCATTCAACAAGCGCGTTCATTTACCGGTTCAGACCGACACGAAGTTGAATCGATGATTGCATCTTTAGAAGAATCTAGAAGACGTTCCGAACGTGAAGCAGATGAAGCACATGCATTGTTAGAAGATGCCCGTAAATTACATGAAGAACTAAATGAGAGACTTAAAACATACGAAGATAAAAAAGAAAACCTCGAGAAAAAAGCAAAAGACAAAGCACGAAAGATTGTAGATGAAGCGAAAAAGGAAGCGGAAGAAGTCATTACTGAGCTTCGTAAAATGAGAGAAAATGCAAGTAGAGCTGTTAAAGAACATGAAATTATTGAAGCAAAAAAACGGCTTGATGAAGCTGCTCCAGTCGAAAATAAAGTATTGAAAAAGCAAGCCCAAATAAGAGAGCGTTCGCAAAACTTAAAAGTTGGCGATGAAGTCAAAGTCATTAGTTATGGTCAAAAAGGAACCCTATTAGAAAAAGTGAGTGATCATGAATGGATCGTTCAAATTGGTATATTAAAAATGAAGCTTGATGAATCTGACTTACAGTATGTGAAGCCAGAGAAACAGCAACAAACTGTTGTGATGACGAATGTAAAAAATCGTAACTCCTATGTCAAATTGGAACTAGATTTACGTGGTGAACGATATGAGGACGCTATTGTTAAAACAGAGAAGTATATTGACGATGCAATCCTTGCTAATTACCACCGTGTTTCAATTATCCATGGGAAAGGTACAGGTGCGTTACGTCAAGGTATTCAAACCTTTTTAAAAGGACATAAACGAGTGAAATCATTCCGTTTTGGTGAGGCAGGAGAAGGTGGATTTGGCGTTACAGTGGTAGAATTAAAATAA
- a CDS encoding enoyl-CoA hydratase has protein sequence MEYLSWKVDDRVAVVTINRPPANALSRQLILEVDELLTSMEEDPSIRVVVIHGEGRFFSAGADIKEFTEVASGEEFSKLAASGQKVFERMESFSKPIIAAIHGAALGGGLELAMGCHLRYVAEDAKLGLPELSLGLIPGFAGTQRLPRYVGMAKAAEMLFTSEAITGLEAVEWGLATRAFPVEQLLPQTLELAKKMAEKSPVALKAVIHMLQYHKHSSFYDGVKAEAESFGTVFESEDAKEGIQAFIEKRQPNFIGK, from the coding sequence ATGGAATATTTAAGTTGGAAGGTAGATGATAGGGTAGCTGTTGTTACTATTAATCGCCCCCCTGCAAATGCTCTTTCAAGACAGCTCATTTTGGAAGTTGATGAATTGTTAACTAGTATGGAAGAGGATCCTTCAATACGTGTGGTTGTCATCCATGGTGAAGGACGATTTTTCTCAGCAGGTGCTGATATTAAAGAATTTACAGAAGTGGCATCTGGTGAAGAGTTTTCGAAACTAGCAGCCAGTGGACAAAAAGTATTTGAACGAATGGAATCATTTTCAAAACCAATCATAGCCGCTATTCATGGAGCTGCCCTAGGTGGCGGTTTAGAACTAGCGATGGGATGTCATTTACGGTATGTTGCGGAGGATGCGAAGCTTGGATTACCTGAGTTAAGTTTAGGGTTAATTCCAGGATTTGCTGGAACACAAAGACTTCCTAGATATGTGGGAATGGCAAAAGCTGCCGAAATGCTCTTCACAAGTGAAGCAATCACGGGTCTTGAAGCAGTGGAATGGGGGTTAGCTACTAGAGCATTTCCAGTAGAACAGCTTTTACCACAAACTTTAGAGTTAGCAAAAAAAATGGCAGAGAAAAGTCCAGTTGCGTTGAAAGCTGTAATTCATATGCTTCAATATCATAAACACTCATCCTTCTATGATGGAGTAAAGGCAGAAGCGGAAAGCTTTGGGACAGTATTTGAGTCGGAAGATGCCAAAGAAGGAATTCAAGCATTTATTGAAAAAAGGCAACCAAATTTTATAGGTAAATAA
- a CDS encoding DUF350 domain-containing protein, whose amino-acid sequence MEGSSFWNHPVVETAGYFSVVILCLIVSMLLFEIVTKYKNWDEIKKGNVAVALATGGKILGVCNIFRYSIERHSSLFEMLGWGLFGFILLIFAYLLFEFLTPRINVDEEIAKDNRSVGFISFTISLGLSFVIGASII is encoded by the coding sequence TTGGAAGGTTCTAGCTTTTGGAATCACCCTGTAGTAGAAACGGCGGGATATTTTAGTGTTGTAATATTATGTTTGATCGTTTCAATGTTATTATTCGAAATTGTAACAAAATATAAAAATTGGGATGAAATTAAAAAAGGAAATGTTGCTGTTGCACTTGCTACTGGCGGTAAAATACTAGGTGTTTGTAATATTTTCAGATATTCCATTGAGCGCCACTCATCGCTATTTGAAATGTTAGGTTGGGGCTTGTTTGGATTTATTTTGCTTATATTTGCATACTTATTATTCGAATTTTTAACTCCACGCATTAATGTAGATGAAGAAATTGCAAAGGATAATCGATCAGTAGGTTTTATCTCTTTCACTATTTCTCTTGGATTATCTTTTGTAATTGGGGCAAGTATTATTTAG
- the trxA gene encoding thioredoxin — MAIVHVTDQNFSEEVASGVVLVDFWATWCGPCKMIAPVLEEIDAEMSDQVKIAKLDVDNNQATAAEYQVMSIPTLILFKDGEPVAKTVGFQPKEALVEFINNNK; from the coding sequence ATGGCAATTGTACATGTAACAGATCAAAACTTTTCAGAAGAAGTCGCTTCAGGCGTTGTATTAGTAGATTTTTGGGCTACTTGGTGTGGACCTTGTAAAATGATCGCACCAGTATTAGAAGAAATCGATGCTGAAATGAGCGACCAAGTAAAAATCGCAAAACTAGACGTTGATAACAATCAAGCGACAGCTGCAGAATATCAAGTTATGTCTATCCCGACTTTAATTTTATTTAAAGATGGGGAGCCAGTTGCGAAAACTGTTGGTTTCCAACCAAAAGAAGCTTTAGTTGAATTTATTAACAACAATAAATAA